In one Cyprinus carpio isolate SPL01 chromosome B2, ASM1834038v1, whole genome shotgun sequence genomic region, the following are encoded:
- the LOC109082904 gene encoding uncharacterized protein LOC109082904 codes for MDFMPLLVFLLLCAIHQTFTAVLGKNTESRNLFTARACCRRQSHIIYIGKDISGSPVNVDVGMCRAHCDQSTRSATLEAGLRASKYSSMLEFLRHKKMRRLDPSSGAADSISGSPSCGLSSTCEPAGVRVDRVMLYEGLREVEIIEDCHCEAKMSQCVRAPSLKTYYSETPYETVIDAGKCVGSKGAPEGFSCVPTKFDSTLVETPNKVELIQTVAQCKLMEGCYRIPYVEYHYEITYNDDGVKVDSLREIDVGRCLGSCTSGSRCLLRSASDLGECLLWAEGQGNACVPQDYESHTFLSQQGQIRTVLAITSCLCQS; via the exons ATGGATTTCATGCCGCTGCTGGTGTTTCTTCTACTCTGCGCCATCCATCAGACCT TCACAGCTGTTTTAGGTaaaaacacagaatccagaaaCCTGTTCACAGCGAGAGCCTGCTGCAGACGCCAAAGTCACATCATCTACATAGGCAAAG atATTTCTGGCAGTCCTGTGAATGTTGATGTGGGCATGTGCAGAGCGCATTGTGACCAATCAACGCGTTCTGCAACACTGGAGGCGGGGCTAAGAGCCTCCAAATATTCCTCAATGCTTGAATTCCTGAGACACAAAAAG ATGAGGCGTCTGGATCCATCCTCAGGAGCTGCAGACTCCATCAGCGGTTCCCCGTCCTGCGGACTGAGCTCCACCTGCGAGCCGGCCGGGGTGCGCGTGGACCGCGTGATGCTGTATGAAGGTCTGCGGGAGGTCGAGATCATCGAGGACTGTCACTGCGAAGCCAAAATGAGTCAGTGTGTCCGAGCGCCATCACTGAAAACATACTACTCTGAGACTCCGTACGAGACCGTCATAGACGCAGGCAAATGTGTCGGATCGAAAGGGGCACCAG AGGGATTTTCATGCGTGCCGACTAAGTTTGATTCCACCCTCGTTGAAACTCCAAACAAAGTGGAGTTGATCCAAACAGTGGCCCAGTGCAAACTAATGGAGGGATGTTACCGAATCCCGTATGTAGAGTATCACTACGAAATCACGTACAACGATGATGGAGTCAAAGTAGATAGTCTGAGG GAAATAGATGTTGGCAGATGTTTGGGAAGCTGCACCTCAGGGAGCCGCTGTCTTCTCAG GAGTGCGTCTGATCTCGGTGAATGTCTGCTGTGGGCTGAAGGACAGGGCAATGCTTGTGTTCCTCAAGACTATGAAAGCCACACTTTCCTCAGTCAACAAGGCCAAATCCGCACTGTTCTGGCCATTACTTCCTGTCTATGCCAGTCTTAA